In Myxosarcina sp. GI1, the genomic window CGACCCTGAAACACCATGACCACCTTTTGCATGATTTTTTTATAATCTTCAGGGGTAATTAGAGACTGACACACTCCAGGACAACGACCCATATCGTAGTTCAAGCAAGGTCGGTCTTTAAACAAAGGTTGACGACGCTGACGCAACGGGAACACGCGCTTGATGATGTGTAAGGTATAGCGCAACAAGCGAGTATCTACATAAGGACCGTAATAACGATCTTTCTCGTTTTTAGCCCGACGTTTGCGAGTAATAAAAATGCGGGGGTAATCTTCCGACCAGGTAACACAAACATAGGGATATTTCTTATCGTCTTTTAACAGCACATTGTAATAAGGCTGATGCTGTTTGATTAGATTGGCTTCTAATGCTAAAGCTTCGGCTTCGGTGTCGGTAACGATAAAATCGATTTCGCTTACCTGACGCACCATCATGGCGATCCTATCGCTCAGTTTTTGCGAGTCGCGAAAATAAGAACGAATACGCGATCGCAGTTTCTTAGATTTGCCAATATAAAGAATATCGTCATTGTTACCCCGCATAAAATACACTCCAGGTTCTGCTGGAATTTCTTTAAGACGGGTTTCCAAAAGTTCGGGTTGTTTTAGTAAGAGTTTGGTTTCTATCGCTGCGCTCATCTAAATAGTTACATTTGTTCCCTATTTAAAATGATAGATAAGATTCAATTACAGTGGTGGTAGAAAAAACCCCATCGGCGCGATCGCTTGACAATGAGCAATGAGCAATGAACAGTATTAAATGCTCAATGTCTTTTTTCTAAAGCCTGAATTACTTTTAACTTTTGACTTTTACCTTTTTACTTTTCTTAAATCTGTGTTAGTAAAGAATACACTATCTACTATTCACTATTTTTTCGGGCAAAGAAAGATAAATTTATGCTAAATGCTTTGAGAAGTATTTCTACTTGGGCAGCGACAACATTTTTAATCGCAATTCCTACCGCTGTGAACGCTTTAGAAGTAGATATATCGCCAAAGGCACCTCAAATGGGCGATACTATTTCGGTTTTAATAACTCCAGACGATAACACTAGTCCACCACCAATCGTAAATTTAGAAGAAAAAAATTATCCAGTTTTTCCACTTGGCGATCGCTATAGAGCTTTAATCCCAACTTCGCCTTTAGATCCTCCAGGTAAAATGACCGTTCGTGTCGAAGGGGAAGAATCGACCAGCAATATTGGTGTCTGGTTGAAAAATCGCGTCTTTCCCATTCAGCGCATTTGGTTGACTGGTAAAGCTTCCAGACCAGCTACTGACACCGAACTAGAAAAGGTAGCAGAATTTAAAAGTTTGGTTACACCTCAAAAGTTCTGGAACGGTACTTTCACTAAACCGAGTTCTGCATCAGTTTCTACGGTATTTGGGGTAAGGCGTTATTATAACGGTGAATTTGCTAATGATTATTACCATAAAGGCGTTGACTATGCAGGCAGCAGTGGTTCGTTAGTAGTCGCACCAACCGCAGGAAAAGTCAGGCTAATTGGCAGAGAAGACGAAGACTTTCACGTACATGGCAATACTATTGGTATCGATCACGGTCAAGGTGTAGTTAGTATATTTATGCATCTACAAGATATTTATGTGCGAGAAGGAGACATGGTTCAGCCAGGGCAGAGAATTGGTACGGTAGGTTCTTCGGGAGCTTCTACTGGTCCTCATCTACACTGGGGGTTGTACGTTAATGGTATAGCTGTAGACCCAGTTCCCTGGAGATTTACAGGAATTGAATAAATAAAAATATGTTGCTAAAATAGGCTATTAATTTACGTCCAAAGTCTTGAAATTTGTCAAAACAAGTACATAGATATCTAAATATTTACCGCACATAAACTGTTAATTGACAGCTATTTTGTCTCTTTCCCTTTTCGATCTCTGGTAAGAGAGACTAAGATAGGTCGTTAAGTCCGATTGTTTAGGGAAAATATTTTAAAAACATTATGGGAATCAAATTAATAGTAGAACAAGCTCTGCAAGATGGCTATCTAACTCCAGCTATGGAAGCAGAAGTTGGACGTATTTGCGATGCAGCAGCAGAATTATCTGTTGAAGAGTATACGGCTTTAGACAAACTTATGGGAGCTTTGCTTACAGGAGAAGTCGTAGCAGTTCCTCGCAAGCAGTTTATCAACGTCATGGAAGAGTTAGTTCTTAGCGAAGCAATTACTCGCGTTGCAGAAATCGAACAAACTAGCGACAGTTCTCTTGATGTTGGTGACATTGCCGCTTATGCTCTCAACCGCTTACCCCCTCTATACGCCACTACTGAAGAAGGAGCAAACTATCAGCGTCAAAGAGCCAGAGAAGAACTACAAGAGTTAATCCGCCAACAGGTAAGCGAAGCAATTGCTCGATATCTCGATCGACCACAATTTTATCCAGAACGACAGGCTATTAGTGCTAAAAGTGATTCTAATGTAGCTACTCAACTTAGCAGTCTATTAAAAGATTACGCTCCTAGTTATGAATCTCAGACTAATTAAAGTCAATAAATTATAGAGATTGCCAACTAATTGAAAATCTTCGGGGAACTTTTGCTTTAGCAATTGAGTCTAAAAGCTGAGAAATCATATAATGCTTTTAACTAAGTTTATGAGTCAATCTCTTCCTGTATCATGGTCAAGAGTTGAGGTGAGTGAAACTAACAATTTAGTGACTTCCGCAAAACTCTCTAACTACGATTTAATTGTGCGCTGTCAAGAAGGTTCGCAGCCCGACCGAGTAGCTTTTGCTGAATTATTACGGAGATATCAATCTCATTTAAATCGCCTGTTCTATCATTTAGCACCAGACTGGGAAGAAAGAGCCGATCTAGTTCAAGAAGTATGGATTCGCGTTTATCGTAATATCAATCGTTTGCAAGAACCAGCCAAATTTCGTGGATGGCTTAGTAGAATTGCAACCAATCTTTTTTATGATGAATTACGCAAACGCAAACGAGTGTCTACACCTCTATCTCTGGATGCACCACTACAGATGAATGATGGTGAAATAAATTGGGAACTTCCTGCCGATACTCCAGGACCCGATGAAAATTTAGCCACCAGGGAATTTTACGAACATTTGCATTTGGCGATTGCCGAGTTGCCTGAAACTTTTCGTACCACTATTGTGTTGCGAGAAATTGAAGGTTTGGCTTACGAAGAGATTGCCGAAATAACAAACGTGTCTTTAGGTACGGTAAAATCCAGAATTGCCAGAGCTAGATTAAAACTACAAACGGTATTGCAAAACTACATTGATGAAGAGTAGATTGGTAAATAAGCTTAGCTAGTACGCTAATTTTTCTCTGTTTTCGTTCGGTTCAATTAAATAAAAAGTGACGGTAGTATCATTCATGACATCAGATTTCGATCGCGATCGCCGCGATAATTCGGAAGAAAACAATGCTTGCGGAGATTTGGATTGCTTTGAACTGTTAAGTGCTTATCTAGATGGCGAATTATCTCCAGCAGAGCGTAACGAAATTCAACGTCGTTTGGATAGCGAACCCGAAACCCAGAAAATGTATGCTCGCTTGTTAC contains:
- a CDS encoding M23 family metallopeptidase — translated: MLNALRSISTWAATTFLIAIPTAVNALEVDISPKAPQMGDTISVLITPDDNTSPPPIVNLEEKNYPVFPLGDRYRALIPTSPLDPPGKMTVRVEGEESTSNIGVWLKNRVFPIQRIWLTGKASRPATDTELEKVAEFKSLVTPQKFWNGTFTKPSSASVSTVFGVRRYYNGEFANDYYHKGVDYAGSSGSLVVAPTAGKVRLIGREDEDFHVHGNTIGIDHGQGVVSIFMHLQDIYVREGDMVQPGQRIGTVGSSGASTGPHLHWGLYVNGIAVDPVPWRFTGIE
- a CDS encoding late competence development ComFB family protein, which translates into the protein MGIKLIVEQALQDGYLTPAMEAEVGRICDAAAELSVEEYTALDKLMGALLTGEVVAVPRKQFINVMEELVLSEAITRVAEIEQTSDSSLDVGDIAAYALNRLPPLYATTEEGANYQRQRAREELQELIRQQVSEAIARYLDRPQFYPERQAISAKSDSNVATQLSSLLKDYAPSYESQTN
- a CDS encoding sigma-70 family RNA polymerase sigma factor → MSQSLPVSWSRVEVSETNNLVTSAKLSNYDLIVRCQEGSQPDRVAFAELLRRYQSHLNRLFYHLAPDWEERADLVQEVWIRVYRNINRLQEPAKFRGWLSRIATNLFYDELRKRKRVSTPLSLDAPLQMNDGEINWELPADTPGPDENLATREFYEHLHLAIAELPETFRTTIVLREIEGLAYEEIAEITNVSLGTVKSRIARARLKLQTVLQNYIDEE